In Hahella sp. HNIBRBA332, the genomic window AAATAATTATCGAGCGGATCTTCTCCGCTGATTCTGCGCCAGAAAGGGTTTGTGAAAATATTGTAAGGATCCATTTCCGCTTTAAAGGCGAGAAAGTCATTCCATTTTGGATAACGAGTCGGCATATCCTCAAATATGGCTACGGAGTTTTTCCCCCAATGCGGTCGCGCGTGGTATTTACGGAGGGACATTTGTTCTATTTCAAGGTTAACGAAATAGTTTTTGGGAACTGCTGCGCCTTCCTGTCTCAGTGTGTATTCGATGCCCAGGTAGGCGGAGTCACGCCCTGCGTTCATGCCCAGGTAGCTGGGAGAAGCTTTCCCAAAACGAAAATAAATGCCGTTTAAAGGAAAGCAGGTACGCGGATGCGCGGCGAGTATTTTTCTGACGTCAGCGATCCAGGAAGGTAAGTCGTCAATGGGAATGGCGACTTCCTGTAAGGCGATAGGCAAGCGGTCCCAGATACATTTATTGGGATCTTTGCATTTGAAATACTGCATACGGTCGGAGTGGCCAATGGGGGACTCCAGCACTTTTCCCGTGTCCACATCGCGGTAATAAGAGGTGGAGCGACTGCTGAACCTCACCGCCGCCGCCAGGCACTGCAAGCCGGACCCAGGCGCTTCGTGCAGTGCGTCAAACAGCAGTCCGAAGAAGAATTCCTGGGCGTCGGAAACGTCAGCCTGTGCGTTGTAAGCGTTTCCGGGAGTATCCAAAGGAACGGGGTTGTAGGTAGTGACTGTGTATCTGCCGAGACCGGGGAACCAGGCGATATTGGCGGAATAGTTACTGCGGGCGATGTTGAGGATAACGTCTTCCAGCTTATCGTCGAAGCGAAAGCCTTGCACGCTGGCGGCGACTTTAAAGGCTTCTTCCAGTTGAATGGTTACTTCCACCACCACGCCAAGCACACCAAGATTTACTCTGGCGGCGTTAAGCTGTTCGCCCGTGAGAGTGCGCACATCGCCAAGGCCGTCGACGATTTTCAGCTCTGTTACATAATCGGCGATCATGTTGCTGGGTTTGCTCAGCGTGGAGCCATGGGTGCCGCTGCCTAGCATGCCGCCGATGGTGAACGTGCCGAGTTCGGTCACCATATTCACCGCCAGCTCCTGGCTGCGCAGGAACTCATTCAAGTCATTGAAGCGCATGCCTGCCTGTACGGTGATGGTTTTGGAACTGGCGTCGAAAGAGACGACCTTATCCATATTTTTCAAGGTGATCTGAACCTCGCCGTCCTGAGTGCAGGCGGCGTCAATCTGACTGGCGAACTTGCGGTTGCCCGTCATGACAGTGTGTCCATCAGCCAGTGCGTTACGGACGATGTCCTGTACTTCTTCTATGGAGGCGGGGTCATAAATGGCCCCGGGAGAGCACTCATAAGTGCCTTGATAGTTCTGTAGTTTTTCGGACTCCTGATTGCGGGAGTACAATGATACGGAAAAGCCGGAAACAAGAATTAGGATCAGCAATAAAAGACTGGTTTTTATACGCGTCATGTTCGTTCTCCAAAAAAGTTATGCTTATTTTTTTGTGGGCCGAACCAGCGCATTCATGAACTGCCTGATATGCGTCTAGCTGAATCTCGGAAGAATGTAGGTTTCAAGGACCTCCCTGACTTGTTGTGAGTGACATGGCA contains:
- a CDS encoding D-arabinono-1,4-lactone oxidase is translated as MTRIKTSLLLLILILVSGFSVSLYSRNQESEKLQNYQGTYECSPGAIYDPASIEEVQDIVRNALADGHTVMTGNRKFASQIDAACTQDGEVQITLKNMDKVVSFDASSKTITVQAGMRFNDLNEFLRSQELAVNMVTELGTFTIGGMLGSGTHGSTLSKPSNMIADYVTELKIVDGLGDVRTLTGEQLNAARVNLGVLGVVVEVTIQLEEAFKVAASVQGFRFDDKLEDVILNIARSNYSANIAWFPGLGRYTVTTYNPVPLDTPGNAYNAQADVSDAQEFFFGLLFDALHEAPGSGLQCLAAAVRFSSRSTSYYRDVDTGKVLESPIGHSDRMQYFKCKDPNKCIWDRLPIALQEVAIPIDDLPSWIADVRKILAAHPRTCFPLNGIYFRFGKASPSYLGMNAGRDSAYLGIEYTLRQEGAAVPKNYFVNLEIEQMSLRKYHARPHWGKNSVAIFEDMPTRYPKWNDFLAFKAEMDPYNIFTNPFWRRISGEDPLDNYLTPGCNARGECYCQSDEHCTAGTSCTTGAYYGDANICR